In a genomic window of Thermoplasmataceae archaeon:
- a CDS encoding isochorismatase family protein, whose amino-acid sequence MDHIDRFERYSLNDPDNIVFVLINYVPEQFDMIFSKMEYVTAINYMAKAANKLHIPVLYPVKSVEDESDLRRYLDEKLKIRMRGLPPKSSFDDRFRLEYDKYMPRKEMVLPVNSENIFNDDKFKEYLFETSRKAIYLMGFQTEIEVHMSSLGAISNGMFPVVVSDATSTFSERTYFQALDLMSQVVEIIDTRDLIKIWGDW is encoded by the coding sequence ATGGATCACATTGACCGGTTTGAGCGGTATTCGCTCAATGACCCCGACAATATTGTTTTTGTCTTAATCAATTATGTTCCCGAGCAATTTGATATGATATTCAGCAAAATGGAATATGTCACGGCCATTAATTATATGGCTAAAGCAGCCAATAAACTACACATACCAGTTCTTTACCCCGTCAAGAGCGTGGAGGATGAATCAGATTTGCGACGATACCTGGACGAGAAACTGAAAATCAGGATGAGAGGTCTCCCACCGAAATCCTCTTTCGATGATAGGTTCCGCCTGGAGTACGATAAATATATGCCGAGAAAAGAAATGGTTTTACCAGTAAATTCAGAGAATATTTTTAACGACGACAAATTCAAGGAATATCTTTTCGAAACAAGCAGGAAAGCCATTTATCTGATGGGGTTTCAGACGGAAATTGAAGTGCATATGAGTTCCTTGGGGGCCATCTCAAACGGTATGTTTCCGGTTGTTGTGTCGGATGCTACATCTACTTTCTCGGAAAGAACGTACTTTCAAGCTCTAGACCTGATGTCACAGGTCGTAGAGATTATTGATACCAGAGACTTAATTAAGATCTGGGGGGATTGGTGA
- a CDS encoding AAA family ATPase: protein MKQPIIVLIGGIPGVGKTSIAGEIAREFGIDIVLSGDYLREFIRPFGDFEKFKVMEKSIYEAWQYFGEKNPENIVSGFLAQSGVMNSGLNAIIHRALANGENLIIEVLHFVPSQLGTELLKQIVPMYLYIEDIFLHAQRLRDRVNFTHANSPGDRLADQLETYRYMMRYSIEESQKYGIRVFENSDYNMTVKNVKKYIGEEVKRINGKPH from the coding sequence ATGAAACAACCAATAATAGTGCTCATAGGTGGTATACCTGGTGTCGGGAAGACAAGCATAGCGGGAGAAATCGCCAGGGAATTTGGCATTGACATAGTCCTTTCAGGAGATTATTTGCGGGAATTCATAAGGCCATTTGGAGATTTTGAAAAGTTCAAAGTGATGGAAAAGAGCATTTATGAGGCCTGGCAGTACTTTGGGGAAAAAAATCCCGAAAACATAGTCTCGGGTTTCCTTGCGCAGTCAGGCGTAATGAATTCAGGTCTCAATGCAATTATCCACAGGGCTCTTGCAAACGGCGAAAATCTGATCATTGAGGTACTGCACTTTGTCCCATCCCAGCTTGGTACAGAGCTGCTGAAGCAAATCGTGCCTATGTACCTTTATATAGAGGACATATTCCTTCATGCACAGCGGCTGAGAGACAGGGTCAATTTTACCCATGCCAACTCACCCGGAGATCGTCTAGCGGATCAGTTGGAGACATACAGATACATGATGCGTTATTCCATTGAAGAGTCGCAGAAATACGGAATTAGGGTATTTGAAAACAGTGACTACAATATGACAGTAAAGAATGTAAAGAAGTATATAGGAGAGGAGGTCAAGAGGATAAATGGCAAGCCTCACTGA
- a CDS encoding mevalonate pyrophosphate decarboxylase, whose product MASLTELGESLHMTMERAGLIPEIEEYNLDQDPGRVTYGHGFPITGVEKFLGYADSVMNIANFPSISITTNFMQTHAFCQGLREGGRDHVVLDGQVEDKYSKRAEKALNYFKSLFGITGSFRFFIQRDRKYKEAKGIGESASIAAAVARSLVSNVFGTDASKDAVFTSRIARLVSGSGTRSVAGGLSMWLSYPSIREKMSFGFKLADFRREIAIAAVPARSRVRTEDAHLAALKSIFYDRWAHGKFPSCQSIAMDRKLPEDIMRIAEEDFYRINAVLMSAGSIIQDSSSLEIIAKILEFRKRNDGLYFTTDTGPTIILMSGDRKIIEEFSDYSGIEVVMGEITSSTPSSIPENRYRTAIDYFSSIKD is encoded by the coding sequence ATGGCAAGCCTCACTGAACTGGGGGAATCCCTTCACATGACCATGGAACGGGCCGGCCTCATACCGGAAATTGAGGAATACAACCTTGACCAGGACCCGGGCAGGGTTACCTACGGGCATGGATTTCCCATAACAGGCGTGGAGAAGTTCCTAGGATACGCGGATAGCGTGATGAATATTGCCAACTTTCCCTCTATTTCCATAACAACCAATTTCATGCAGACACATGCCTTCTGCCAGGGCCTGAGGGAAGGTGGCAGGGATCACGTTGTCCTTGACGGGCAGGTGGAAGATAAATATTCGAAGAGAGCAGAAAAGGCTCTGAATTACTTCAAATCACTTTTTGGAATAACTGGTTCTTTTAGGTTCTTTATCCAGAGGGATCGGAAATACAAAGAGGCAAAGGGAATTGGCGAATCAGCGTCAATAGCTGCAGCCGTGGCACGATCGCTTGTGTCAAATGTATTCGGCACAGATGCATCAAAAGACGCTGTTTTCACCAGCAGGATCGCGAGGCTGGTGTCAGGCTCAGGTACGAGGTCTGTCGCGGGTGGGCTGTCAATGTGGTTGTCATATCCGTCGATCAGGGAGAAAATGTCATTCGGCTTCAAGCTGGCCGATTTCAGGAGGGAGATCGCGATCGCTGCTGTACCCGCGCGCTCCAGGGTCAGAACGGAAGATGCGCATCTGGCGGCTTTAAAATCAATATTCTACGACAGGTGGGCTCACGGAAAGTTCCCATCCTGCCAAAGCATCGCTATGGATCGAAAGTTACCTGAAGATATTATGAGGATAGCTGAAGAAGATTTTTACAGGATCAACGCAGTACTGATGTCTGCAGGATCGATCATACAGGATTCTTCTTCCCTGGAGATAATAGCTAAGATTCTTGAATTCAGGAAGAGGAATGATGGATTATATTTCACCACAGATACAGGGCCTACGATAATCCTGATGAGTGGTGACAGGAAGATCATAGAAGAGTTCAGCGACTATTCTGGAATTGAGGTTGTAATGGGCGAGATTACCTCCTCAACCCCTTCCAGTATCCCGGAAAACAGGTACAGGACAGCAATTGATTATTTTAGCTCAATCAAGGACTGA